One part of the Rutidosis leptorrhynchoides isolate AG116_Rl617_1_P2 chromosome 1, CSIRO_AGI_Rlap_v1, whole genome shotgun sequence genome encodes these proteins:
- the LOC139881957 gene encoding PRA1 family protein B4-like, with amino-acid sequence MATNPSPSPAILPVSSSQNTIPNNDTQPPVNTPAVRAFINHLTSTVRSGLSERRPWFELIDRTTFSKPDSISDATTRIRKNYTYFRVNYVSIVGVVIAISLLTNPFSLITLLCLVAAWTFLYLFRPSDPPLVILGREFSERETLGLLIVLSIIVIFLTSVGSILISATLVGMGIICVHGTFRAPEDLFLDEQEPSSGHTGFLSLLGGAATNAAASAAPIIAPPTRG; translated from the coding sequence ATGGCCACCAACCCCTCCCCATCTCCAGCCATCCTCCCAGTCTCCAGCTCTCAAAACACCATACCGAACAACGACACTCAACCACCCGTCAACACCCCTGCGGTTCGCGCATTCATCAACCACTTAACCTCCACCGTTCGCTCAGGTCTCTCTGAACGCCGACCTTGGTTCGAGCTCATTGACCGTACCACATTCTCCAAACCTGATTCCATATCAGATGCCACAACACGTATTCGCAAAAACTACACTTACTTTCGTGTAAATTATGTTTCAATTGTTGGTGTTGTGATTGCCATTTCGCTATTGACGAATCCTTTTTCTTTGATTACGCTTCTTTGTCTTGTCGCTGCATGGACTTTTCTTTATTTGTTTCGTCCATCTGATCCGCCTTTGGTAATACTTGGACGTGAATTTTCTGAACGTGAAACGTTAGGGTTGTTGATTGTTTTAAGCATCATTGTGATCTTTTTAACGAGTGTTGGATCGATTTTGATATCAGCTACACTTGTTGGAATGGGAATTATTTGTGTTCATGGTACATTTAGGGCTCCTGAGGATTTGTTTCTTGATGAACAAGAGCCTAGTAGTGGCCACACCGGATTTCTGTCATTGCTTGGTGGGGCCGCCACAAATGCGGCTGCATCTGCTGCTCCTATAATCGCTCCACCTACTCGTGGTTGA
- the LOC139881947 gene encoding coatomer subunit beta-1-like encodes MEKTCTLLVHFDKGTPALANEIKEALEGNDDAAKVEAMKKAVMLLLNGETLPQLFITIVRYVLPSEDHTVQKLLLLYLEIIEKTDSKGKILPEMILICQNLRNNLQHPNEYIRGVTLRFLCRLNETEIIEPLIPSILSNLEHRHSFIRRNAILAVMAIYKLPQGDQLLIDAPEMIEKVLSTEADQSAKRNAFLMLFTCDQDRAVNYLLTHVDRVSEWGELLQMVVLELIRKVCRANKGEKGKYIKIIISLLNVPSAAVIYECAGTLVSLSSAPTAIRAAANTYCQLLLSQSDNNVKLIILDRLNELKISHREIMVDMIMDVLRALSSPNHDIRRKTLDIVLDLITPRNINEVVLTLKKEVVKTQSGELEKDGEYRQMLIQAIHSCAIKFPEVASTVVHLLMDFLGDSNVASAMDVAVFVREIIETNPKLRVSIITRLLDTFYQIRSARVCSCALWIISEYCLSLSEVESGLATIKQCLGDLPFYMASEEGDANDSSKKSQQVNSITVSSKRPAILADGTYATQSAASETTFSPATLVNTTLTSGNLRSLLLTGDFFLGAVVACTFTKLVLRLAEVQPLKSEVNKASTQVLLIIVSMLQLGQSSFLPHPIDNDSNDRIVLCIRLLCNPGEEIKKIWLQSCRESFVQMLADKQLRETEELKAKAQVSHAQPDDLIDFYHLKSRKGMSQLELEDQVQDDLKRATGEFIKEGDAANKLNRILQLTGFSDPVYAEAYVTVNHYDIVLDVTVINRTKETLQNLCLELATMGDLKLVERPQNYTLAPESSKQIKANIKVSSTETGVIFGNIVYETSNVMERTVIVLNDIHIDIMDYISPAVCNDAAFRTMWAEFEWENKVAVNTVIQDEKEFLDHIIKSTNMKCLTAPSALEGDCGFLAANLYAKSVFGEDALVNLSIEKQLDGKLSGYIRIRSKTQGIALSLGDKITLKQKGGA; translated from the exons ATGGAGAAAACATGCACTCTGCTTGTCCACTTTGATAAGGGAACCCCTGCACTTGCCAATGAAATCAAGGAAgctcttgaagggaatgatgatgctGCAAAAGTTGAAGCCATGAAGAAAGCAGTTATGCTTTTATTGAATGGTGAAACTCTGCCACAGCTCTTTATTACTATTGTTCGATATGTTCTTCCTTCAGAGGATCATACTGTTCAGAAGCTGCTACTTCTGTATCTTGAAATTATTGAGAAAACAGACTCTAAAGGCAAGATCTTGCCTGAAATGATCTTGATCTGCCAGAATCTGAGAAATAATCTTCAACATCCTAATGAATATATTCGTGGTGTGACTTTAAGGTTTCTTTGTCGCCTGAACGAGACAGAGATTATCGAGCCTTTAATTCCGTCCATACTCTCTAATCTTGAACATCGACATTCGTTTATAAGAAGGAATGCGATACTTGCTGTAATGGCAATCTACAAGCTTCCACAAGGTGATCAACTTCTAATTGATGCTCCAGAGATGATCGAGAAAGTTCTTTCAACAGAAGCAGACCAATCAGCCAAAAGAAATGCTTTTCTCATGCTTTTTACTTGTGATCAGGATCGTGCTGTTAATTATCTTTTGACCCATGTTGACCGAGTGTCTGAATGGGGAGAATTGCTGCAGATGGTTGTGTTGGAGTTGATTCGTAAAGTGTGCAGAGCAAACAAAGGTGAAAAAGGGAAGTATATAAAGATTATCATATCTTTATTAAACGTTCCTTCTGCTGCTGTTATTTATGAATGTGCTGGCACACTTGTGTCATTATCATCTGCTCCTACTGCAATTAGGGCTGCAGCCAACACCTATTGCCAGCTACTACTCTCCCAAAGTGACAACAATGTGAAACTAATTATTCTTGATCGTTTGAATGAACTCAAGATTTCTCACAGGGAGATTATGGTTGATATGATAATGGATGTGCTCAGGGCCCTTTCAAGCCCCAATCATGATATTAGAAGAAAAACACTCGATATCGTTCTTGATTTAATAACTCCACGGAACATCAATGAGGTTGTTCTTACATTGAAAAAAGAAGTTGTGAAAACTCAAAGTGGAGAATTGGAAAAAGATGGCGAGTATCGCCAGATGCTCATTCAAGCAATTCATTCATGTGCTATTAAGTTCCCCGAAGTTGCTAGCACGGTTGTGCATTTGTTAATGGATTTCTTGGGTGATAGTAACGTTGCTTCTGCTATGGATGTAGCTGTCTTTGTAAGGGAAATAATTGAAACAAATCCAAAGTTGAGGGTTTCAATCATAACAAGGTTATTAGACACTTTTTACCAAATCCGATCTGCACGAGTTTGTTCTTGTGCTCTTTGGATCATTAGTGAGTACTGTCTATCACTATCAGAAGTTGAAAGTGGACTTGCAACAATAAAACAGTGTTTGGGAGACTTACCATTTTACATGGCTTCTGAAGAAGGTGATGCTAATGATTCATCAAAGAAATCTCAACAAGTTAACTCGATTACGGTTTCATCTAAAAGGCCAGCTATACTTGCTGATGGTACTTATGCAACTCAAAGTGCAGCATCTGAAACCACTTTTTCACCTGCTACACTGGTCAACACAACTTTGACTTCAGGAAATTTGAGATCTCTTCTCCTAACTGGCGATTTTTTCCTTGGGGCAGTTGTAGCTTGCACTTTTACAAAACTTGTTTTGCGTTTGGCAGAGGTTCAGCCATTGAAAAGTGAAGTTAATAAAGCATCTACTCAAGTTTTGCTAATTATTGTTTCAATGCTACAACTTGGGCAATCTTCATTTCTTCCACACCCAATTGATAACGATTCCAATGACCGAATCGTCCTTTGCATAAGGCTGCTTTGTAACCCAGGTGAAGAAATCAAGAAAATATGGTTGCAGTCTTGTCGTGAAAGTTTTGTTCAAATGCTTGCTGATAAACAACTGAGGGAAACAGAGGAACTTAAAGCAAAGGCTCAGGTCTCACATGCACAACCTGATGATCTCATTGACTTTTACCATCTGAAGAGCAGGAAG GGAATGAGCCAGCTGGAGTTGGAGGATCAGGTTCAAGATGATCTAAAACGAGCCACTGGCGAGTTTATCAAAGAAGGAGATGCTGCAAATAAACTGAACCGCATTCTTCAACTAACTGGGTTCAGTGACCCAGTGTATGCTGAAGCATATGTAACTGTTAATCACTATGATATTGTTCTTGATGTAACTGTTATCAACCGAACAAAAGAAACTCTCCAGAATTTGTGTTTGGAGTTGGCCACAATGGGCGACCTTAAACTTGTTGAACGTCCGCAAAATTATACTCTTGCACCTGAATCAAGCAAGCAGATAAAAGCAAACATTAAGGTGTCGTCAACTGAGACTGGGGTTATTTTTGGAAACATTGTTTATGAGACTTCGAATGTGATGGAGCGTACAGTTATTGTCCTCAATGATATTCATATTGACATTATGGATTATATCTCTCCAGCTGTCTGTAATGATGCGGCTTTCAGAACTATGTGGGCCGAGTTTGAGTGGGAAAATAAG GTTGCCGTCAATACTGTAATTCAAGATGAGAAAGAATTTCTTGATCATATTATTAAATCCACAAACATGAAGTGCCTCACTGCACC GTCTGCACTGGAAGGTGATTGTGGGTTCCTGGCTGCCAACTTGTATGCAAAGAGTGTTTTTGGAGAGGATGCGTTGGTAAATTTAAGCATTGAGAAACAATTAGACGGCAAGTTAAGTGGATATATCCGTATAAGGAGCAAAACACAAGGAATTGCTCTTAGTTTAGGAGACAAAATCACTCTTAAACAAAAAGGAGGTGCCTGA